CCGCAGTAATGGTCAGGAAACCTTCATGACCCTGCAGAACGTTGTCGTCGGGCGTATCGCCGATGTTCGTAATCAGGTCGCCGAAATCATACACATGGGTATCTGCCGGGGTGTAAAAATCGCAGAAGTTCCTGATCTCGACGCAGTTCTCGTCCAGTATGCGCACATGCACCCACGTCGGGAAATCCGCGTTCGTCAGCTGAACGAACGTGTTCCTTCCGCCCTTCTGGGTCCACCAGGTTACGGCCTGCGAACCCGTTTCATTTGTGGGCGTCGGCTGATCAAAGTTCGTGAAATCCACATGCTGCCAATCCATACCGCCCACCGCAGCACCGCCTATGCCCTCAACGGTACCTATCAGGGCACCAGAAAAATTGATGGGCGTAACAGGCGTAATATCCTCAGTCTTGAGCCATCCGGTAGGTACTTCAACGAATGGACAGAACTGAGCGTTCTCTCCAGCCTGCCCCTTAGCCTGGTTCTGGAAACTGAACCCCAAGAGGACAAGCAATACTACAGCGATCAGTGAAAACCTTAACTTGCTTATCATTTATTTATCCTCCTTTTTTAAATTTGTTATGCATCCGATGTTCATCGTTATTCACCTTGCTCCGGTATTACTCTTCGACAGCAACAGCTTCCGTAAACACGCTGAACGACATCCAGGAATCCATCGAGCCGGTGCCGTTTCCGTTGTTAATACCGAGGAAGCCGACAAAGAACGGCTCAGATGGGCACTCGGTAGGATCGAGATCCGCTTCGAAACATACGAAATTTATGAACGGAAGGAAGAGCCATCCGGAGTCCACGGCGCCGATAACCGGGCCGTCGAGCTTATTGGTGTTGCATATTCTATCAAAACCCTGAGAGTTCGGAATAGAGTTGTCAATACCGTAGTTGATGGTCGTGTCGTCACAGGTGAATACAACCGGGCTGCATGACGTGGGGATCTCGTTATCGTCCAATATAAAGTTCTGAGGATCGAAAGGATCTCCGAACAATGTACCGATCAGCGGCGAAGCGAAAACCTGATCGAAACCGAGATCGACATAGGTGATACCTACAACGTCGGAGAATTCGTTCCCGTTCACATCGTTGAAGTTGAGAATCTTGAACCCTTCGAAGAAGGCCAGCGGATCCTCGCTCCAGGCAGCGTTCGTCCTGTACTCGTAATCGCCGTCGTTGTCGAGTATCCTGAACATCCCTATCAGAGAAAACTCGGGACCGGACGTCAGGGATATGGCCACGAAGCCGTGGGTATCTACCAGGTTGCTGGCAATACCGGCCGGGAGATCCGACATGTCGTAGACGTCTGTATCGCCCGGGGTCAGGCAATCAAAGAAGTCCAACTCTTCGCATGCGAGGGTGGCATTGAATATCTGGACATGCACACAAACCTCTTCGTCAGAAGTGTTGGTGAGCTGTATGAAAGTGTCCCTACCGACCTCGTCATAATAATAGATGAGCCTGTTGGCGCCCGTGTCGGTCTGGTCTATGGGCTCAATATCGAACCCAGCTTTTGCCTGCATCGGTATTACTAAAAGAAAAGCAAGCACTAATAAGTACTTAATTTTGGATATACTATCCTGTAGCATTGAACCTTTCCTCCTTGTTTTGGTATTGTTAATCGAATTTCCAGTCATAAACATCCTCCTTCTTAATTTTCAAAATGGCAAAAAATGTACGGGAATTGGTTTATTCAGGCAACCTCCATCTCCTTACTACAAACAAATACCCGAGAAAACTCACAACTGCTCAGAATTACAACATAGAATGAAGTCGTTGTCAAGTCTTTTTCTCCAGCACAAATATGAACATCCCGGAGACATGACACCATACTCCTTCCTCCTTTAAAATTAAAGCAATTACATCACAAATTATACCCCTTGTCAAGATATTTCGGTCAGACAATTATTCGGGGACCCGGGCACAAACCCCGGGTACCGGGAGAGCCCCGGCCTCGTACCGGCCCGACCGCCTCGCCGTCAGAGACCAAAGCCCCCGGATAGGGTGGCGCGATCGAGCTAATATGCCTGTAATTAACACTTTTCAGGATAAAAACTGCCTGCATAACCGGGGATACAGGGAGAGCCAGGGGATGAGGCAGGTAACGTTTGAGAAAATATAGGGACAAAAGAAAAGCTAAATCCCCCTAAATCCCCCTTTTTCTAAGGGGGAAAAGAATTTAAGAATAACACCTTTTCCGGCTTCGCGTTCCTACGCCGTGACGAGCATACGACTTTGCCCTTCGGGCTTCGACGGACAGGGGGGCGTACGGGTTAAAAAAAGGGGTGTTTTGAGCCCGCTCCGGCGGCAGCCCTGTCCCGGCGCCCCGGAGCGGGCAGCCCGCCCACAATCCCCCGCACAGACCGCCTCAGGGATATGGCGGCCGGAGCCGGGCGGCCGCCGGGATAGCCGATATTATATATGGATTATATATATTACATATTCCAACAGGAGAGGTCCGGGCGCGGCACGGGCATACAGGCATATAAATCAACATCTCGCCGAAAATCTGTTAAAATTATTTATCTTCGCACGTACACCGCAGACCGGTCATTTCGAATGCCTCAGGGACGCCGGCGGCCGGCTCAAACCGGCTCTACTCCGGCCCTGTATATTTGATTGCCGCTCCGCATGATGTGATAATATCAAATAAGCAGCCAAGACAAGAATTGAGGAGAAAGAGTTTTGAATAAATTTCCGGATAGAGTCAAGAAACTATTCGTATTAACGGCCGTTATCGCGTCCCTCGCATACGTCCTGTTCTTCCCTCCGGGCGTGATTATCCCCGGAGAGAGGGCGGAGGCGGACAACCTCGGAATAACGGACGCAGTCATGCAGTACGTAAACCGCTATTATGTAGATAAATCCGTCATAGATCCGAAAAACATGCTGATCCTGGGGCTCGGGAGAATGGAGCAGATGGTGGACAAGGTGCTCGTCGATTTCCCCCAGGGGGAGAACAGCCCGAGCTTCGAGGTGCAGGCCGGTGGGGAAAAAGCCGTGTTCGACATGAGCGGAGTCGCGGGACTCAACGACGTCACCGACAGGCTCGAAGAGGTATTCCGGTTCGTCTCGCCGCATCTCACTCCGAACGACCCCAAGCTGAACGACATAGAGTACGCCGTGCTCGACCAGATGCTCAACTCGCTCGACCCGCACTCCGGAATAATAACCCCGCAGGTTTATAAGGAGTTCATGATAGAAACCGAAGGCAGCTTCGGGGGCCTCGGAATAGTGATCGGGGTAAGGGACGGCGACCTCACCGTCATTTCCCCCATCGAAGGCACACCCGCCTACAGGGCCGGAATAAAGCCCAACGACAAGATCGTGCAGATAGCGAACGAATCGACCGTTAACATGTCTCTCATCGAGGCCGTCAGCAAGCTTAGAGGGCCGAAGGATACCGAGGTCTCGATTCACGTCATGAGGGAAGGGTTCCCGTCGCCCAAGGAATTCAAAATGATGCGGGACACGATAGTGATAGAGAGCGTCGAGGCTTTCGAGCTCGAAGACGGTATCGAGTACGTGAGGATCAGGGACTTCCAGAAAAACACGCTCGACAGCATCGTCCACAACCTCGAACGGAACGGCGCAGGAAGCCCGAGGGGCATAATACTCGACCTGAGGGGCAACCCCGGCGGGCTTCTCGACCAGGCCGAGAGAATCTCGGACCTCTTTTTGACACAGGGCGTGATAGTCACCACAAAAATAGGGAATTCCTCCAAGCGCTATCACGCGAACGACAAGGACCAGCAATACAACGGCAACATAGTCGTGCTCGTGGATGCGGGGAGCGCGAGCGCTTCGGAGATCGTGGCGGGCGCGCTCAAGAACAACGAAAGGGCGATCATCATAGGGGAGAGGACCTTCGGGAAGGGCTCGGTCCAGCAGATATTCGATCTGAACGACGGCTCGGCGCTCAAGCTGACGATAGCGCAGTACCTGACCCCGGGGGACATATCCATACAGGACGTAGGAGTCACGCCCGACATAATACTCCACCCGACCGTTATCACGGACGACGCCATAGTATTCCACCCGAACTCGGACAACAGGATCCCCGAGAAACCCGGCCTGAAAAAGAAGACGGTGGACCGGGTCCTCGAAAAGCCCGTCTACTCGATCACGTACCTCGACAATAAAATGGCCGTCAAACCCGGCGGGGAGGAAGAGCCCACGCCGGAAGAGGCGCTCACACGCGAAGAAAAGAGGAAGAAGCTCGAGGAGGACTTCTACGTATCGCTCGCCAGGGAGATAATCAATTCCTCGTCGGTCCCGTCCAGGAAAGAATCGCTCGGAGAGATACAGGGGGGGATCACCAAGATCTCGAAAAGCGAAGAAGGGAAGATCGTCGGGAAATGGAAGCTCATGGGGATCGACTGGTCGACCCAGAAGACGAAGGGCCTGAAACCCTCCCTCGCGGTCACTATAACCCCCGAAATCCCGACGGGGGACGCAGGCGGCAAGCTCGAAATGAATGTGGAAGTGCAGAACACCGGCAGGGAGCCCCTCTACAGGCTAATGGCCACGACAAAATCGGAAAACCCCGTCTTCGAGGGGAAAGAGCTTATTTTCGGAAAAGTGAACCCCGGCGAGAAGAGGTCGTGGAAAACGTCGTTCGAGGTCCCGAAATGGACGCTTACCAGGGAGGACACGGTCACACTGGAATTCGAAGACGGAAACGACTCGCGGATACCCGGTTACGGATTTACCGCCAAGACGTACGGTCTCGAGAGACCGCTGTACGCGTTTAACTTCGAGATCGTCGACGACGGCAGGTACGGGTCGAGCGGCAACGGGAACGGGATACCAGAGCCGGGAGAAATCATAGCGTTCCTCGCGAAGGTGAAGAACATGGGCCGGGGAGAGTCGGAAAAAACAGTTCTTACGCTCAAAAACAACTCGGGAGACAAAATCTTCCTCGAAAAGGGCAGGGCCGAGTTCGAGAACCTCGCGCCGGGGGAGTCTAGGGAAGCGGCCTTTACATTCGACGTGAAGAATACGGACTCCCCGCTCGATCTCGAGATACAGATAGTGGACGACGTCTTCAAGGAAGGGCTCATAGGAAAGGCCGTAATCCCCGGCAATACCGAGGGCGCCGTCTTTGAAAAAGCGGATTCGACCGTGACAGTTGCCGAAGCCGATACGCCCGTTAGGGGCGGGAGCTATAACGAAGCCCCCATAATAGCTTTAGCGGGACAGGGGACGACTTTCAGCGGTCTCGGACAAAGCGACGGCTGGGTAAAGATAAAAATAAACGAAAATTCGGCGGGCTGGATCAATAAGGAGAAGGTGGTTATTTCCGAGACGTCCGGGCCCAGGCAGCCCGCGGGAAGCACGAGGCTTCAGGAAATTTTCGAAGCACCCCCTGTCATAAGCGTGACCGGCGTGCCGGTATCAACCGATTCACAGACGATAACGCTCAACGGGGACGTTAACGACGGGGACGGCATAGAGCTGGTATCCGTGTTCATGGGCGAAGACAAGGTCGCGCTACTGCCCTCGACAAAGACGGAAGTGCCGGTGTCGGTAGAGCTGAAGCTCGAAAACGAAGTGAACCTCATTACGATAATCGCCAAGGATTCCAAAGGGCTCCTCTCGAGACAGTCGTTCGTCGTGAGGAAAGAGGACAGCGTGGTGAGAAAAGCGGACAAGCAAGGGTAGCTGGCTTGATCGGGAAATTCGTCCTCAGCCGGGCACTGACGGGAATCTTCGTAATATTCGCAGTCGTGACGATAACCTTTTTTCTTCTGAGGACTCTACCCGGGGGGCCGTTCGACGCCGAAAAAAAGCTCCCTCCCCAGATCAAAAAAAACATAGAGGCAAAATACCACCTCGACGAGCCTGTCTGGAAACAGTACTTCTCATATTTGAGCGGCCTCGCACGGGGCGATTTCGGTCCGTCCTATAAATATA
The window above is part of the Thermodesulfobacteriota bacterium genome. Proteins encoded here:
- a CDS encoding MXAN_5808 family serine peptidase, with amino-acid sequence MNKFPDRVKKLFVLTAVIASLAYVLFFPPGVIIPGERAEADNLGITDAVMQYVNRYYVDKSVIDPKNMLILGLGRMEQMVDKVLVDFPQGENSPSFEVQAGGEKAVFDMSGVAGLNDVTDRLEEVFRFVSPHLTPNDPKLNDIEYAVLDQMLNSLDPHSGIITPQVYKEFMIETEGSFGGLGIVIGVRDGDLTVISPIEGTPAYRAGIKPNDKIVQIANESTVNMSLIEAVSKLRGPKDTEVSIHVMREGFPSPKEFKMMRDTIVIESVEAFELEDGIEYVRIRDFQKNTLDSIVHNLERNGAGSPRGIILDLRGNPGGLLDQAERISDLFLTQGVIVTTKIGNSSKRYHANDKDQQYNGNIVVLVDAGSASASEIVAGALKNNERAIIIGERTFGKGSVQQIFDLNDGSALKLTIAQYLTPGDISIQDVGVTPDIILHPTVITDDAIVFHPNSDNRIPEKPGLKKKTVDRVLEKPVYSITYLDNKMAVKPGGEEEPTPEEALTREEKRKKLEEDFYVSLAREIINSSSVPSRKESLGEIQGGITKISKSEEGKIVGKWKLMGIDWSTQKTKGLKPSLAVTITPEIPTGDAGGKLEMNVEVQNTGREPLYRLMATTKSENPVFEGKELIFGKVNPGEKRSWKTSFEVPKWTLTREDTVTLEFEDGNDSRIPGYGFTAKTYGLERPLYAFNFEIVDDGRYGSSGNGNGIPEPGEIIAFLAKVKNMGRGESEKTVLTLKNNSGDKIFLEKGRAEFENLAPGESREAAFTFDVKNTDSPLDLEIQIVDDVFKEGLIGKAVIPGNTEGAVFEKADSTVTVAEADTPVRGGSYNEAPIIALAGQGTTFSGLGQSDGWVKIKINENSAGWINKEKVVISETSGPRQPAGSTRLQEIFEAPPVISVTGVPVSTDSQTITLNGDVNDGDGIELVSVFMGEDKVALLPSTKTEVPVSVELKLENEVNLITIIAKDSKGLLSRQSFVVRKEDSVVRKADKQG